The Candidatus Binatia bacterium region GGGCGTCACGGGTGAGCCGACCGCGCTCCGTTCGATCGAACGGTTTCCGTACTACACTAGCTTCCCGTTCTCTTGGTATCGCGCGTGTCCGTCGGCCCAGCTGCCCGTCGGCGCGGTGAGGCCCGTTCGGTACCTCGGCCGTGATCTCGTCGTGTGGCGGGGCGAGGACGGGGCGGCGCACGTGATGGATGCCTATTGCCCTCACCTGGGTGCGCACCTCGGGTACGGCGGTCGTGTCGCCGGGTGCGAGATCGTATGCCCGTTTCACTGGTGGCAGTTCGACGGGGACGGCACGAATACCCTCATCCCGTACCTGGGCACGCGGAACTCTGCGGCGCGGATCCCCTCGTACCCGACGGTGGACCGAAACGGCTTCGTGTTCTTCTGGTATCACCCGCTTGGCGAAGCGCCGTTGTGGGAGATCCCGGAGTTGGCCGAGTTCGGCGACGCCGGCTGGACGGAATACCATCCGGCTCTCTGGAAGGTCCGCGCGCCCTGGCAGGAACTCGCGGAGAACGGGCCGGACTTCGTTCACCTCCGCACCGTGCACGGGGCCGGAGAGGTGCCCGAGCTCGAGTCCTACGACTGTGACGGGTTCCTGGCACGCATGCGTGCGAGTGTGCGCTTCGTCACGCCGCGCGGGCCACAGGAGGGGCGCATCGATACCGACTCCTGGGGGCCCGGGTTCAGCATCGCGCGCTTCAGCGGTATCCAGGACGCGCTCTTCGTCGCGGTGAGCACGCCAATCGATTTCGAGCACACCGAGGTGTCGTTCAACTACATGGTGAAGAAGTTCGGTGACACCCCGGATGCACTCGAGAAAACGCAGCGCCTCGCCGAAGCGATGATTGCCGAGTTGAAGAAGCAAGAGGCGGAAGACATCGTCATCTTCGATCACAAGATCCACGTGCCGGCCCCGAAGCTATCGGCTGTCGACGCGCCGATCGTTCAGTTCCGGAAATGGGCCGAGCAGTTCTACGTCGACGGAGACTCCCGCGCCGCGAACCGGTGACGCCGGCGAACCGACGCTCAGCGGGGACGTTGGCCGGATTTCGGCGCAGGCGCCTAGCGCTAGACGTTCGGGATGATCTCTTGGCCGAATCGAACGATCGTGTCGGCGCTGGCGCCGCCCGAGAGGATGAGGTGTTCGACGCCCCATTCGCGCTCGCGGCGTTTTAGTTCGGAGACGCATTCGTCCGGTGTTCCGATCAGTGCGAGGGGCATGCGCCGAGCCTGGTCGCCGGTGAGGCCGAACCCGGCGGCGAGCTCGTCGGCCATCTGGATGCCGGCTTCTTCGTTCTCGGCGAGGAATGGAACGAACACGGTCGTCGAGATGGTGAGTGTGCGGCCGTGTTTGTGTGCTTCTTCTCGAACGAAGTCCACCTTCGCACGGAAACCGTCTTCGGTGAGTTTCGCCATCTCACTCGGGAGCGCCGTGCCGGCCTTGCCGATGTCGATGATGATGTTCACGACGTCGGCTTCGCGGGCGGCGATCCGCAGGAGGCCTTTGCCGCTCCCACCCATTACGACGGGAGGATGCGGCTTTGTGACGGGCTTCGACGTGATGAAGGCGTCCTTCAGCTGGTAGAACTCGCCGTCGAACGTCGTGCGATTCTCGGTCCAGAGCGACTTCATGATCCGCGTGGATTCGTCGAGCATTCGCAGTCGGGGCTTGATGTCGGGGAAGTCGATGCCCGTCATCGCGAACTCGTTCTTGGTCCAGCCGGCGCCTATACCGAGCACGGCTCGTCCGCCGGAGATCTGATCGATCGTGCCGATGGCCTGCGCGGTCAGTGCGGGGTGACGAAACAGATTGCACAGCACATGCCCGCCGAGCCGGACCCGTTTCGTCGAGGCGGCCATGCCGCCGAGCATCGCGAGGGCCTCCTGCATGATGGTCTCGTCGAGTTGGCCGCTGCCCGGGGGTTCGTTCGCGAAGTGGTCGGGGACGTAGACGGACGAGAACCCCTGCTCTTCCGCTGTCTGGGCAAGTTTGATCAGTTGGGGCGCGGGCTGGCCTGCGAGTTGTACGGCGAGATCCATGACCCGCGTTAACATGCGGGGTGGGGCGGGCACTATAGGATCTCGTATGACGGCGCGGAGTGCCGTTGGAAGGCGTGTGACGATTCGCCGGACCATCGACACGCCAGCCGGACTACTTTAGTATAAAGTACGAAAATCGTCGGACGTACGTCCGATTCTGGAAGGCTGAGACTACTGTACTTGCTGTGATCTCACGCTCGTTTTACGACTGGAGCTACGATGGTGATACCTGAGGAGACAACGGGTCCTGCGGTTCGATCCGACGACGGCCGGGGGGCATCGGTCGGGGTCGGGGCTTTCGTCGACCAGCCCCGCGTCATCCACGACGGCCGCCACGCGCGCGCCGAGCGAACGCAGAAGGCCGTCACGCAGGGAATGCTCGACTGTCTCGAGGCGGGCGACGTCCACCCGACCGCGCGACACGTCGCCGAGCGTGCCGGTGTTTCGGTGCGAGCCGTCTTCCGTCACTTCGATCATCTCGAGACGCTCTTCGCGGCGGTTTGTGAGCTTCAGTACGATCGCGTTCTTCGCTCGCTGCGTAGGGTGAAGGCCGCTGGGGCAGTTGCGGATCGCGTGGTTGCCTTCGTCGTACAGCAGGCTCGCCTGAACGAGCGCATCTCGCCGGTGCGCCGCGGTGCCCAGCGATACGAGCCGGTTTCGACCGCGATCTCGCGTTGCAATGAGCGTCTCCGTCAGCGGGACCGCGATGAGATCGCGCGCGTGTTCGAAGCAGAACTGGCGGAGCTTCCGCAGGCCGAGCGTCGCGAGGCGATTTGTGCACTGGCCGCCACTTCGAGTTGGAGCCACTGGGAAGAGCTGCGTCGACACGAGCACCTGGCTGCGCCGCGTGCCCGCAAAGTGCTCGAGCGCGAGCTTCGCGCCGTCCTCACCGTCGCCTGATCTCGGTGGGGTCTCCGCGCGGGGTGTTCTTCCCTCCACGGCTAGGCCTGCGTAGCGCCGCTGGAAAATCGTCCGGAAGATCGGACTGTGTCGTCCGCAATTCTGGACGATCTTCGAGGGAAAAGGACTTCCGCGCTTGGTGCCGTTCTCATGTGCCAGCGGTTCGAGCCTTGCATTGTCTTTGCTCCGTGAGTCCGCCCCTTCGCGCTCCGTTGGCGTGAACACAATGAGGCTGATCGCCTCTTTACTCTGGAACTCGAGCGCCTTTCGGCCACCAGGGCCCGCACCGTGGTTAAAAGGCTCGTAACGGCGGTTCTCGCGGCCGTGTCGTCCTGAGATCCTCCGCTACTTTCGACGTCCCTCGATGCCACTGACGGAGTCGCCCGGGCGCGAATGATCGCGAGTCTCCTTCGCCGCCCTACCTGGTCGGGAGCCTCGATGCCTCACCGGAAGTGGCGGACAACTTCGGGCTCAGGACACTAGGAGCGACGCGCGGCGTGGCCGGGTTCCTGTAGTCCCAGATCGCGAATCATCCGTGTGAGGCTCTGGCGGTGCATGCCGAGCATCTCCGCGGCGACCCGTTGGTTCCCGCCGGCCTTGTCGAGTGCGCCCCGAATGACGCGCCTCTTGAACATCCGGACCTGCTCGGCGAGGGGTATGCCGTCGAGGGACTCGTCGACGTCTCTGCGGCCGGGTGCCGCGCTCCCATCGAGCGGTCCCGATACGCGAAGCACTTCGTCGTCACTCAAGACCAGAGCACGCTGGATGACGTTCCGGAGTTCACGAATGTTGCCCGGCCACTGATGTCGCTGCAGGATTTCCAAGCTTTCGGAGGCGACACTCTTCACCTCGCGGCCGAGGCGCGGGGATTCCTCGCGAATGAAGTGCTCGACCAGGCGGGGGATGTCTTCGATTCGTTCGCGAAGCGATGGAAGCTGGAGCGGGAATACATTCAGTCGGTAGTAAAGATCTTCGCGGAACCGTCCTGCGCGAACGTCGGCGATCAGGTCGCGATTGGTCGCCGCGACGAGGCGGACGTCGACTTGCCGCACCTGGTTGCTCCCGAGGCGTTGCACTTCCCCCTCCTGAAGGGCGCGCAGAAGCTTGGCTTGTGCACCCTGTGGAAGAGTGTCGACGTCATCGAGAAAGAGCGTACCGCCGTCGGCGATCTCGAAGCGACCGGGTTTGGCGTTCGTTGCGCCGGTGAACGCGCCGCGCTCGAACCCGAAGAGCTCGCTTTCGACGAGGGAGTCGGGCAGTGCGGCACACGCGACCTTCACCAGCATTCGGCCCGCGCGTTTACTGTGCTCGTGGAGCATCCTGACGAGGAGCTCCTTGCCGGTGCCGGTCTCGCCCTGGACGAGCACGGCCGCGTCCGTCGGTGCGACGCGTTCGAGCTGCGCCAGGACGCTCTTCAACGCCGGGCTTCGTCCGATCATCTCCCCACCGGTGTCGGTGGCGAGATCGATCTCTTCGCGGAGGTAGACGTTCTCGGCACGGAGCTTCTTCTCGAGATCTTGGACCGCGCTCCATGCGCGAGCATTCTCGAGCGCGGCGACGGTCTGCGCGGCAAGTGTTTCGAGCAGAATCTCGTCGTCGCGCGTGTGAAGCCGGCCGTCCGTTCGAGTTCCGAGAAGGAGCGCACCGACGCGTGATTCGTTCGGCGGGAGCGGCACACTCAGAGCAATGCTGAGTTCCTCCGCGCGGGTGGCAGCTGACTTCGCCGGTGCGCGGCGTCCTGGTCGCGGTGTCTGGAAGTTCGTCGAGGTCCCGCGGCGGATGAGCGCATGCAGCGGGTCGGAGCTCGGAAGCACGATGGCCTCACTGCCGGGCAGGGGGCTGAGTTCCTTGAGTTCGCCGCCGGCCGGGCCGGTGACCAGGCGCGCGGATCGGGCGGCGACGCTGCGCGATGCGGCCTCGCGGAGGACGCGGGCGATGTCGGCCTCGCCGTGCGTGCGAACGAGTTGACGGCTCGCCTCGTGTACGGCGACCCGTGCCTCTGCGAGTCGCGGAAACAGCACCCTCTCGACGAGGTCCTCGATGTTCTGTCGAAGCGGGATGGCCGCGGTAATGGCGGCGACGAGAAGCAACGTGGTGGTGCCCGAGACTGCCCACGCGACTGCGCTTCCGGTCCAGCGTGACAACGTGGCAAGCAAGACGAGTTGAACCGCGATCGCGCCGGCGGCGATCACCGCGGCCGTGAGGCCGCGTCGCACCACCGAGTCGAGATCGAAGAGGTTGTGCGCGATCATCGAGTACACGAGTAGGGCGCCGAGCAGCCAAAGAGGGAGTAGGTAGACAAACAGCGGGAGATGGAACGGGAGCAAGCCGAGGACGCTTGCCGAGAAGAGAAGCCCGCCGGGGGCCGTGATCGCTAGGCTCACCAGCACGACGCGCGCTTGTTGCCGCGTGATCTGGTCGGGGCCCTTCCCAGCCGACCACAC contains the following coding sequences:
- a CDS encoding LLM class flavin-dependent oxidoreductase — its product is MDLAVQLAGQPAPQLIKLAQTAEEQGFSSVYVPDHFANEPPGSGQLDETIMQEALAMLGGMAASTKRVRLGGHVLCNLFRHPALTAQAIGTIDQISGGRAVLGIGAGWTKNEFAMTGIDFPDIKPRLRMLDESTRIMKSLWTENRTTFDGEFYQLKDAFITSKPVTKPHPPVVMGGSGKGLLRIAAREADVVNIIIDIGKAGTALPSEMAKLTEDGFRAKVDFVREEAHKHGRTLTISTTVFVPFLAENEEAGIQMADELAAGFGLTGDQARRMPLALIGTPDECVSELKRREREWGVEHLILSGGASADTIVRFGQEIIPNV
- a CDS encoding Rieske 2Fe-2S domain-containing protein, with the translated sequence MVDREATRAAVARIRDREMEGDTPLQALVSQGVTGEPTALRSIERFPYYTSFPFSWYRACPSAQLPVGAVRPVRYLGRDLVVWRGEDGAAHVMDAYCPHLGAHLGYGGRVAGCEIVCPFHWWQFDGDGTNTLIPYLGTRNSAARIPSYPTVDRNGFVFFWYHPLGEAPLWEIPELAEFGDAGWTEYHPALWKVRAPWQELAENGPDFVHLRTVHGAGEVPELESYDCDGFLARMRASVRFVTPRGPQEGRIDTDSWGPGFSIARFSGIQDALFVAVSTPIDFEHTEVSFNYMVKKFGDTPDALEKTQRLAEAMIAELKKQEAEDIVIFDHKIHVPAPKLSAVDAPIVQFRKWAEQFYVDGDSRAANR
- a CDS encoding TetR/AcrR family transcriptional regulator, with protein sequence MVIPEETTGPAVRSDDGRGASVGVGAFVDQPRVIHDGRHARAERTQKAVTQGMLDCLEAGDVHPTARHVAERAGVSVRAVFRHFDHLETLFAAVCELQYDRVLRSLRRVKAAGAVADRVVAFVVQQARLNERISPVRRGAQRYEPVSTAISRCNERLRQRDRDEIARVFEAELAELPQAERREAICALAATSSWSHWEELRRHEHLAAPRARKVLERELRAVLTVA
- a CDS encoding sigma 54-interacting transcriptional regulator codes for the protein MTVLSPRVVRTAVLVLTLAGLGMALFSWTQGMERIGQPWPGFGILPNGEVGPSLFVPLALQQGKTAPRFQERVTAVNGHEVDSAAQVEKLLQEIPVGAPVRYRLESPKRAEREVTLPAAVLSSAEWQALFLPLLIGGVVGLLVGAVPALARPDLVATQIFFLLNLGLSTNFGFATFDYFVAHELTPWTVACGALASGSLMLFGLMFPSRIGPARAHAGITAAAVYALNAAYWVVFAVALMRNPQLLRTLDFSQMILFQTAALMIFGNFVWSAGKGPDQITRQQARVVLVSLAITAPGGLLFSASVLGLLPFHLPLFVYLLPLWLLGALLVYSMIAHNLFDLDSVVRRGLTAAVIAAGAIAVQLVLLATLSRWTGSAVAWAVSGTTTLLLVAAITAAIPLRQNIEDLVERVLFPRLAEARVAVHEASRQLVRTHGEADIARVLREAASRSVAARSARLVTGPAGGELKELSPLPGSEAIVLPSSDPLHALIRRGTSTNFQTPRPGRRAPAKSAATRAEELSIALSVPLPPNESRVGALLLGTRTDGRLHTRDDEILLETLAAQTVAALENARAWSAVQDLEKKLRAENVYLREEIDLATDTGGEMIGRSPALKSVLAQLERVAPTDAAVLVQGETGTGKELLVRMLHEHSKRAGRMLVKVACAALPDSLVESELFGFERGAFTGATNAKPGRFEIADGGTLFLDDVDTLPQGAQAKLLRALQEGEVQRLGSNQVRQVDVRLVAATNRDLIADVRAGRFREDLYYRLNVFPLQLPSLRERIEDIPRLVEHFIREESPRLGREVKSVASESLEILQRHQWPGNIRELRNVIQRALVLSDDEVLRVSGPLDGSAAPGRRDVDESLDGIPLAEQVRMFKRRVIRGALDKAGGNQRVAAEMLGMHRQSLTRMIRDLGLQEPGHAARRS